A single window of Sphingobium aromaticiconvertens DNA harbors:
- a CDS encoding single-stranded DNA-binding protein — MINFAKFEIIGRIGEIDAKPKVTNISVCANYRRRGEGDQWIEDSYWNRVVIFSDGQRKYIDEKAQVGDLVRIAGRLRDTSYERDGTTHYTTDRIVEEFGLLAAKAA, encoded by the coding sequence CAAATTCGAGATCATCGGACGGATCGGTGAGATCGACGCCAAGCCCAAGGTCACGAACATCTCGGTTTGCGCGAACTATCGCCGCCGCGGAGAGGGCGACCAGTGGATCGAGGATAGCTACTGGAACCGCGTCGTCATTTTCAGCGACGGCCAGCGGAAATATATCGATGAGAAGGCCCAGGTTGGCGATCTTGTGCGGATCGCCGGACGGCTCCGTGACACCTCCTACGAGCGCGATGGCACCACCCACTACACGACCGACCGGATCGTCGAAGAGTTCGGCTTGCTCGCGGCAAAAGCGGCATAG
- a CDS encoding DUF7146 domain-containing protein, whose amino-acid sequence MSVTIDAAVRAKQIVESLGGRWSGSRGECRCPAHDDHSPSLSVRLGTKAILFKCFAGCTSTDVLKALDRQGLHDREPVHVETRAASRDLSGLARSLWQHSIPIAGTPAEAYLHARGLYAPTPDLRFNPQTIIGKGKDRRSLPAMIAAVRNELGLVAVHRTFLDTTEILRRPFRKPKLALGLLGSGSVRFGEPDDVLGIAEGIEDALSAIDWFQLPVWAVLGAERYAHVGIPSHVKRVIVFGQRNKAAKICLKRAGEHLSANGRRVEEWLPSDHDDWNDALRDRLARNAVPRTVIQTHAH is encoded by the coding sequence ATGTCAGTCACCATCGACGCAGCGGTTCGCGCCAAGCAGATCGTCGAGAGCCTGGGCGGACGCTGGTCTGGATCGCGCGGCGAGTGCCGCTGCCCCGCCCATGACGATCATTCCCCCAGTCTTTCGGTCCGCCTCGGCACCAAGGCGATCCTGTTCAAATGCTTCGCCGGATGCACATCGACCGATGTCCTCAAGGCTCTCGATCGTCAGGGTTTGCACGATCGAGAGCCGGTCCATGTCGAAACGCGCGCGGCGTCACGCGATCTGAGCGGTTTGGCCAGGTCATTATGGCAGCACAGCATCCCCATCGCCGGCACACCGGCTGAAGCCTATCTTCATGCTCGGGGCCTTTATGCGCCGACGCCCGACCTTCGCTTCAATCCACAGACGATCATAGGAAAGGGGAAGGATCGGCGCAGCCTTCCCGCAATGATCGCCGCAGTGAGGAATGAGCTCGGCCTGGTCGCGGTCCACCGGACTTTTCTTGATACCACCGAGATTTTGCGCCGCCCCTTCCGCAAGCCCAAGCTCGCGCTGGGTCTGCTCGGTTCGGGCAGCGTGCGGTTTGGTGAGCCGGATGACGTTCTGGGCATCGCCGAAGGGATCGAAGATGCCCTGTCGGCCATCGACTGGTTCCAATTGCCGGTTTGGGCTGTGCTTGGTGCCGAGCGCTATGCTCATGTCGGCATACCGTCCCATGTGAAGCGCGTCATCGTGTTTGGTCAGCGGAACAAGGCGGCGAAGATCTGCTTGAAGAGGGCAGGGGAGCACCTCAGCGCCAACGGGCGAAGGGTCGAGGAGTGGCTCCCATCCGACCATGACGACTGGAACGATGCTCTGCGCGATCGGCTTGCCCGCAACGCCGTTCCTCGCACCGTGATCCAGACACACGCCCACTGA
- a CDS encoding strawberry notch-like NTP hydrolase domain-containing protein → MDRPGLLRAMETAYRSTAADGHWSLRDAYDVLELAQVLHLATLDLSQEPAECLAALTALTASLPTHNVRSEEQIALQQFSTPAAIGYLAALAVRITTADTVLEPSAGTGLLAVFAARAGAKLVLNEIDPGRAAMLQAAFPTAPVSRHDGELIDDLLPLSIRPTAVLINPPFSRSIGRHADPLAALRHLRAALKRLDAGGRCAAILPDRVDTSSRAWAKVTDGCAITIHVELPANAYAKHGTSQIVKLIVLEKGFQDHVAIVRCNSLAEALATIIASPASVTETPRLSPASLAPTRARASLLGGLSSRPRLSAPIATTAQSLGALDIGYTVFAEPVPTGEAVGVYLPYRPSRIAIPCASAHPTALVESIAMGSITAPRPSYVPKLPAGVVDNRVLSDAQLETLIYAGDAFERDISGLFKAAEEGLSLAPDQDGRPYRTGFFLGDGTGAGKGRQVAAIILDQWLRGRRKHIWISKTETLLEDARRDWTAVGGLALDIQHLNQWKLGSAVGAAEGVLFLTYATLRSNRGDKGTRLQQILDWVGDDFDGMMVFDEAHEMAGVAGGEGRFGTKDGSDQGIAGVRLQNLLPRARVLYVSATGASDVNNLAYATRLGLWGPTTAFADRRAFVDSLRRGGIAAMELIARDLKMQGLYVARALSFAGVEYDILEHRLTPDQVEVYDAYADAWAIIHANLRTALDATRVTDSFSNDTYNSGAKAAALSIFESTKQRFFGQILIGMKLPSLIPAIRADLARGESVVIQLVSTSEAMLNRALAALNAEDRANLDIELSPKEYVLSGDPDKMYSLQSRFMSSGSRAGADLRDEDIVSTPDN, encoded by the coding sequence GTGGACCGGCCTGGCCTGCTCCGGGCGATGGAAACGGCCTATCGCTCAACCGCTGCCGATGGGCATTGGTCACTCCGCGATGCTTATGATGTGCTGGAGCTGGCCCAGGTTCTGCACCTCGCCACGCTTGACCTGTCGCAAGAGCCCGCCGAGTGCCTTGCGGCCCTGACCGCGCTCACCGCATCCCTGCCGACGCATAATGTGCGCAGCGAAGAACAGATCGCACTCCAGCAATTTTCGACACCGGCCGCGATTGGCTACCTTGCCGCACTCGCCGTCCGCATCACCACAGCCGATACCGTCCTGGAGCCCTCCGCCGGCACCGGGCTCCTCGCCGTTTTCGCCGCGCGCGCTGGCGCCAAGCTTGTCCTCAACGAGATCGATCCGGGGCGCGCTGCCATGCTCCAGGCAGCATTCCCCACTGCACCGGTCAGTCGCCATGATGGCGAACTCATCGACGATCTGCTGCCGCTGTCGATCCGCCCGACCGCCGTGCTCATCAACCCGCCCTTTTCTCGCAGCATCGGTCGACATGCCGACCCGCTTGCCGCGCTCCGCCACTTGCGCGCCGCCCTGAAACGGCTTGATGCCGGGGGGCGCTGCGCCGCTATCCTTCCCGATCGCGTGGATACATCGAGCCGCGCCTGGGCGAAGGTGACCGACGGCTGTGCGATCACGATCCACGTCGAACTGCCCGCCAATGCCTATGCCAAACACGGCACCAGCCAGATCGTGAAGCTCATCGTTCTGGAAAAAGGTTTCCAGGATCACGTCGCCATCGTTCGGTGCAACTCACTCGCCGAAGCGCTCGCGACGATCATCGCTTCGCCTGCCAGCGTTACGGAAACCCCGCGACTCTCCCCAGCGAGTCTTGCACCAACCCGAGCGCGCGCATCCCTACTCGGCGGTCTCTCGAGCAGACCCCGGCTTTCGGCCCCGATCGCGACGACCGCCCAATCTCTCGGAGCGCTTGATATCGGCTACACTGTCTTTGCTGAACCCGTACCGACCGGTGAGGCGGTGGGGGTGTACCTGCCGTATCGGCCAAGCCGCATCGCCATTCCCTGTGCATCCGCGCATCCGACCGCTCTGGTGGAATCGATCGCCATGGGCTCGATTACGGCACCGCGGCCGTCTTACGTTCCGAAGCTGCCGGCCGGTGTAGTCGACAACCGGGTGCTGTCCGACGCTCAGCTCGAAACGCTGATCTACGCCGGGGACGCTTTCGAGCGCGACATCTCCGGTCTGTTCAAGGCGGCCGAGGAAGGGTTGTCGCTCGCGCCGGACCAGGACGGTCGCCCTTACCGGACCGGATTCTTCCTTGGCGACGGCACGGGTGCCGGCAAGGGCCGTCAGGTTGCCGCCATCATCCTCGACCAGTGGCTACGCGGGCGCCGCAAGCACATCTGGATATCCAAGACCGAGACACTGCTGGAGGACGCACGTCGCGACTGGACCGCGGTCGGCGGTCTCGCGCTCGACATCCAGCATCTCAACCAGTGGAAGCTGGGCTCGGCCGTAGGCGCGGCCGAGGGTGTGCTCTTCCTCACTTATGCGACGCTCCGCTCCAACCGGGGGGACAAGGGTACTCGCCTTCAGCAGATCCTCGACTGGGTCGGCGATGATTTCGACGGTATGATGGTGTTCGACGAGGCGCACGAAATGGCGGGTGTCGCCGGCGGCGAAGGCCGTTTCGGCACCAAGGACGGCTCCGATCAAGGCATCGCCGGCGTGCGCCTGCAGAACCTGCTGCCTCGCGCCCGCGTCCTATACGTGTCGGCGACCGGCGCATCGGACGTCAACAATCTCGCTTATGCCACCCGGCTTGGCCTGTGGGGTCCGACCACCGCCTTCGCCGATCGCCGCGCATTCGTCGACAGCCTGCGGCGTGGCGGGATCGCGGCGATGGAATTGATCGCCCGCGACCTGAAGATGCAGGGCCTCTATGTCGCCAGGGCGCTCAGTTTCGCCGGTGTCGAATATGACATCCTTGAACATCGCCTGACGCCCGATCAGGTCGAGGTCTACGACGCCTATGCCGATGCGTGGGCGATCATCCACGCCAATTTGCGCACCGCGCTCGATGCCACCCGGGTGACGGACAGTTTCTCCAACGACACCTACAACAGCGGCGCGAAGGCTGCGGCACTGTCGATCTTCGAATCCACCAAGCAGCGATTCTTCGGCCAGATCCTGATCGGCATGAAGCTGCCCTCGCTGATCCCGGCGATCAGAGCGGATCTGGCCCGGGGCGAGAGCGTCGTGATCCAGCTCGTCTCGACGTCCGAGGCGATGCTCAACCGGGCACTGGCCGCGCTGAACGCCGAGGACCGGGCGAATCTGGATATAGAGCTTTCACCCAAAGAGTATGTCTTATCTGGAGATCCAGATAAGATGTATTCTTTGCAGTCGAGATTTATGTCGAGCGGTTCGCGTGCGGGCGCGGATTTACGTGATGAAGACATAGTTTCTACTCCAGATAATTAA
- a CDS encoding tyrosine-type recombinase/integrase, which yields MTALASHLAAFLRDHLPRERNVSPHTVTTYANCFALLVRFAADRLKRRPTDLTIEDFHPELIMAFLDHAENARKNSPRTRNARLAAIRAFFRYIEYRVPVCLDLALRIRSVPTKRTDTTLIDYLTRDEITALLDAPDPRSRLGTRDRAMLHLAYAGGLRVAELLSLQMQDFPERSLATVHIVGKGRRERVLPLWRETQAALRAWLAVRPRCHALEIFLNANDEPMSRDGFAFRLAKHVATAAKKQPSLLRKRVTPHVLRHSCAMHTLAATGDIRKVALWLGHASIQSTEAYLRADPQEKLQILAAHGAPAIKPGKFRPPADPLIMMLNDVRKRA from the coding sequence ATGACCGCGCTCGCTTCCCATCTCGCCGCGTTCCTGCGCGATCATCTGCCCCGCGAGCGCAATGTCAGCCCGCACACGGTGACGACCTATGCGAACTGCTTCGCGCTGCTGGTCCGCTTCGCGGCCGATCGGCTCAAGCGACGGCCCACCGATCTGACGATCGAGGATTTTCACCCTGAGTTGATCATGGCCTTCCTCGACCATGCGGAAAATGCACGTAAGAACAGTCCCAGAACCCGCAACGCCCGGCTCGCGGCGATCCGGGCGTTCTTCCGCTACATCGAGTATCGCGTCCCCGTCTGCCTCGACCTCGCGCTACGTATCCGTTCCGTGCCGACTAAGCGGACCGACACGACCCTGATCGATTATCTGACACGGGACGAGATCACCGCGCTATTGGATGCACCGGATCCCCGTTCCCGCCTGGGTACGAGGGATCGCGCTATGCTACATCTCGCCTATGCTGGCGGCCTGCGTGTCGCCGAACTGCTGTCGCTACAAATGCAAGACTTTCCGGAACGTTCGCTCGCCACGGTCCACATCGTCGGCAAGGGCCGACGCGAGCGCGTCCTACCCCTCTGGCGCGAAACGCAGGCAGCCCTGCGGGCCTGGCTCGCCGTCAGGCCGCGATGTCACGCGCTAGAGATATTCCTCAACGCCAACGACGAACCAATGAGCCGTGACGGATTTGCGTTCAGGCTGGCCAAGCATGTGGCCACGGCCGCGAAGAAGCAGCCGTCCTTGCTACGCAAGCGGGTCACGCCTCACGTGCTCCGGCATTCCTGCGCAATGCACACGCTTGCTGCGACCGGCGACATCCGCAAAGTGGCGCTCTGGCTCGGGCATGCCAGCATCCAGAGCACGGAAGCCTATCTGCGCGCTGACCCCCAAGAAAAGCTGCAAATCCTCGCTGCGCACGGGGCGCCGGCTATCAAACCAGGCAAGTTCAGACCTCCGGCTGACCCGCTGATCATGATGCTCAACGACGTCCGGAAACGAGCATAA
- a CDS encoding tyrosine-type recombinase/integrase codes for MMNTQIERYVALHRSFGRKFDVQDRLLRQFARYADGFGDRHIKAERLYDWCRSASSQNVARDRFDHLRRFCLYAHAEDQQHEVPPAGVFGSGKRRRPTPHIIEPEQLGAIMQAALDLPPEGKISRYTYHYLFGLLATTGLRISEALALQRGDIADDGLIVRNGKFGKQRLVPILSSTREALDTYLDIRRRLGASGDDLFVTTRGRAPHQTVVHIVFVRLARKLGFRGPTGTPGIRIHDLRHTFAVRSLESCSRDREAIRHHMAALSAYLGHADVANTYWYLEATPVLLRDIAVAGEQLFLGDAA; via the coding sequence ATGATGAACACTCAGATCGAACGCTATGTCGCGTTGCATCGCAGTTTCGGCCGCAAGTTCGACGTGCAGGACCGGTTGCTTCGACAATTTGCCCGCTATGCTGATGGTTTTGGCGATCGGCACATCAAAGCCGAGAGGCTATATGATTGGTGCCGGTCAGCCAGTTCCCAGAACGTCGCCCGGGACAGATTCGACCATCTGCGCCGCTTTTGCCTTTATGCCCATGCCGAGGATCAGCAGCATGAGGTGCCGCCAGCGGGCGTATTCGGGAGTGGGAAGCGTCGTCGCCCGACGCCCCACATCATCGAGCCCGAGCAGCTTGGAGCGATTATGCAGGCTGCCCTGGATCTTCCGCCGGAAGGCAAAATCAGCCGATATACCTACCACTATCTGTTTGGCCTGCTGGCAACGACGGGGCTGCGGATATCCGAGGCTCTGGCACTCCAGCGCGGGGATATCGCAGACGATGGTCTTATCGTCCGCAACGGCAAGTTCGGCAAGCAACGTCTCGTGCCGATCCTATCATCGACGCGCGAGGCTCTGGACACATATCTGGATATCCGCAGGAGGTTGGGCGCCAGCGGTGATGACCTGTTCGTCACTACGAGAGGGCGGGCACCCCACCAGACTGTTGTTCACATCGTCTTCGTCAGATTGGCTCGCAAGCTAGGCTTCCGTGGACCAACCGGAACGCCGGGTATCCGCATCCACGATCTGCGGCACACTTTCGCCGTCCGGTCACTGGAGTCCTGTTCTCGCGATCGGGAGGCGATCCGCCATCATATGGCGGCGCTCAGCGCTTATCTGGGTCATGCCGATGTCGCCAACACATATTGGTATCTCGAGGCAACACCGGTCCTGCTTCGCGACATTGCCGTCGCCGGCGAGCAGCTTTTCCTGGGAGACGCAGCATGA
- a CDS encoding tyrosine-type recombinase/integrase has product MWPQPQPAGGTTMLPKTIVSFGRPEPWAGVTPTSEALSTAFHSSLLGSAAGSAALYKAAARHFLFWIGQQDVAVSAVDDPVVRRFEKHQCRCQGFSRHEPNRPKFTSKVRRFVRFLEDLGIVDVPDDVDQMDTLLAEYAPFLVQEHYSAASIKSYRSEAAHFAAWVRISRLRWDDVTDEHVIQYAGHDCRCPVYRKRGTLIGRHGPLRRSKGARRFLGFLRDRHILSQAHSRQHQDEDLAAYKAWLTTHCGSSAGTIRRYCGEVKRWLPMLDPPSDIDAAVIRRIVSHRITEAPGSASTIAGIMRSYVRFLVSRGECAPALQHAFPPIRRYRLGTLPRYMDEATIEKIIASCQTGTAVEIRDKAIILLLARLGLRAGDIWQLHLTDIDWNEGYLRVCGKSRRPDRLPLPQDVGDAILDYLEQARPPISEERLFVRVQPPFRPFSSSAEIAGIVARVFDRGAIEGVPTGAHAFRHSLATRMLRAGAGLESVGTILRHRSPATTAIYAKVDIPMLLKVAQEWPGDAA; this is encoded by the coding sequence ATGTGGCCCCAGCCCCAACCAGCTGGAGGAACCACCATGTTGCCAAAGACGATTGTTTCATTCGGACGCCCAGAACCTTGGGCCGGAGTCACTCCCACCTCAGAAGCTCTATCCACCGCCTTCCACTCTTCTCTTCTGGGGAGCGCGGCGGGATCAGCTGCGCTTTACAAAGCCGCCGCTCGCCATTTCCTGTTCTGGATCGGGCAACAGGACGTTGCAGTGTCGGCGGTCGATGACCCCGTCGTACGACGTTTCGAGAAGCATCAGTGTCGCTGTCAGGGCTTTTCTCGGCATGAGCCCAACCGACCAAAGTTCACCAGCAAGGTCCGGCGTTTCGTCCGCTTCCTGGAGGATCTGGGCATTGTCGACGTACCCGATGATGTCGATCAGATGGACACACTGTTGGCGGAGTACGCGCCATTTCTCGTCCAGGAGCATTACAGCGCAGCAAGCATCAAGAGCTATCGATCCGAGGCAGCACACTTTGCTGCCTGGGTTCGGATCTCCCGCTTGCGTTGGGATGATGTCACTGACGAACATGTCATCCAGTACGCCGGCCACGATTGTCGGTGCCCGGTATACCGCAAGCGCGGAACGCTGATCGGCCGCCACGGACCGTTACGACGCAGCAAAGGCGCGCGGCGCTTCCTCGGTTTTCTGCGTGATCGGCATATCCTTTCGCAGGCGCATAGCCGGCAACATCAAGACGAAGATCTGGCCGCCTACAAGGCATGGCTAACGACTCATTGCGGCAGCTCTGCCGGGACGATCCGGCGCTACTGCGGAGAGGTGAAGCGATGGCTTCCCATGCTCGACCCACCGTCGGATATTGACGCGGCCGTTATCAGGCGGATCGTCAGCCACCGCATCACTGAGGCACCCGGTTCCGCATCGACCATCGCCGGCATCATGCGGAGCTATGTGCGCTTTCTCGTCTCACGCGGAGAGTGCGCCCCAGCTCTCCAGCACGCCTTTCCGCCCATAAGGCGCTATCGACTCGGCACCCTGCCACGCTACATGGATGAGGCCACGATCGAGAAGATCATCGCATCCTGCCAGACCGGCACCGCGGTGGAGATCCGCGACAAGGCCATCATCCTGCTGCTGGCCAGGCTCGGCCTGCGAGCGGGCGATATCTGGCAGCTACACCTGACGGATATCGACTGGAACGAAGGATATCTACGGGTTTGTGGCAAGAGCAGGCGGCCCGACCGCCTGCCGCTTCCCCAGGATGTCGGGGATGCGATCCTCGACTATCTGGAGCAGGCACGGCCGCCGATTAGCGAGGAGCGGTTGTTCGTGCGCGTGCAACCTCCTTTCCGACCGTTCAGTTCGTCAGCGGAGATCGCCGGTATCGTAGCCCGTGTATTTGATCGAGGCGCCATTGAGGGCGTGCCGACGGGTGCCCACGCCTTTAGACATTCGCTGGCCACACGGATGCTGCGCGCCGGTGCCGGTCTGGAGTCGGTCGGCACGATCCTGCGTCACCGTTCCCCGGCGACGACCGCCATCTACGCCAAGGTCGACATACCGATGCTGCTTAAGGTCGCTCAGGAATGGCCGGGGGACGCGGCATGA
- a CDS encoding strawberry notch C-terminal domain-containing protein: MKTFVDDTGKTRSEPMSDEEGRPIFSQEAVEMRDNLVERFCSLPIVGSALDHIIGHFGTDAVAEVTGRSRRIVIDAHGRQRIESRSPRTNLAETDAFMRNEKKILIFSDAGGTGRSYHASLTAENQSRRNHYLLEPGWRADAAIQGLGRTHRTHQATAPLFRPVSTDCRGERRFISTIARRLDSLGALTRGQRQTGGQGLFDPRDNLESDYAKESLETWFRLLADGKLRSTTLGEFQTLTGLELEGEGGGLKEELPPIQRWLNRILALRIALQNAIFDEYLGLIEARIEAAREAGTLDLGVESINAERITILDRTIIRRDQTSGAETEILRLETEERYKPLPLDRALRILGDDARPIVNRKSGRAAIRCSTYSLTDDDGEIVRRYELVRPTRSERMRQDLLLETMWEETSEEEFSALWQAEVEEMRDKTRTSTLYLVAGLLLPVWDRLPDDHVQVWRLNTDDGQSFLGRIVPAPLVSKLADAFGINAAITVSGDDTAKHVMTSGEISSVGAYRLKRSLVAGQQRLELLDWPHTRLAELKAAGCFTDIIQHRTRMFVPVANAAAVIERIAA; the protein is encoded by the coding sequence ATGAAGACCTTCGTCGACGACACCGGCAAGACGCGCTCCGAGCCTATGTCCGACGAGGAAGGGCGTCCCATCTTCAGCCAGGAAGCGGTCGAAATGCGCGACAATCTCGTCGAGCGGTTCTGCTCCCTGCCGATCGTGGGGTCCGCCCTTGACCATATCATCGGGCACTTCGGGACCGATGCGGTCGCCGAGGTGACGGGACGCAGCCGGCGCATCGTCATCGACGCGCACGGTCGCCAACGAATCGAGAGCCGTTCGCCGCGAACAAACCTTGCCGAGACCGACGCCTTCATGCGGAACGAGAAGAAGATCCTGATCTTCTCCGATGCAGGCGGCACCGGGCGCAGCTATCACGCGAGTCTCACCGCCGAGAACCAGTCGCGCCGCAACCACTATCTGCTCGAACCCGGTTGGCGCGCTGACGCGGCCATCCAGGGTCTCGGCCGCACCCATCGCACGCACCAGGCAACCGCGCCGCTGTTCCGTCCGGTATCGACCGACTGCCGCGGCGAGCGGCGCTTCATCTCGACGATTGCCCGCCGCCTCGATAGCCTTGGTGCCCTGACACGGGGCCAGCGTCAGACAGGCGGCCAAGGTCTGTTCGACCCGCGGGACAATCTCGAAAGCGACTATGCCAAGGAATCCCTCGAAACATGGTTCCGCCTGCTTGCCGACGGTAAACTGCGCTCGACCACACTTGGCGAATTCCAGACCCTGACCGGACTTGAGCTGGAGGGCGAAGGCGGAGGGCTGAAGGAGGAACTGCCGCCCATCCAGCGCTGGCTCAATCGTATTCTCGCGCTGCGCATCGCGTTGCAGAATGCGATCTTCGATGAATATCTTGGTCTGATCGAGGCCCGGATCGAGGCGGCGCGCGAAGCCGGCACGCTCGATCTCGGCGTTGAAAGCATCAATGCCGAACGCATCACGATCCTTGATCGCACGATCATCCGGCGCGACCAGACCAGTGGCGCCGAAACTGAGATTCTGCGCCTGGAAACAGAGGAGCGCTACAAGCCGCTCCCGCTCGACCGTGCGTTGCGTATCCTGGGCGATGACGCGCGTCCGATCGTCAATCGCAAGTCCGGGAGGGCCGCGATCCGGTGCAGCACCTATTCGCTCACCGATGACGATGGTGAGATCGTTCGCCGTTACGAGCTCGTTCGGCCGACCCGTTCCGAGCGGATGCGGCAGGATTTGCTGCTCGAAACGATGTGGGAAGAGACCAGCGAGGAGGAATTTTCGGCGCTGTGGCAGGCCGAGGTCGAAGAGATGCGGGACAAGACCCGCACCAGCACGCTCTATCTGGTCGCGGGCCTGCTCCTGCCGGTCTGGGATCGCTTGCCCGATGATCATGTTCAGGTCTGGCGCCTGAACACCGATGACGGTCAGTCTTTCCTCGGCCGGATCGTTCCTGCACCGCTGGTGTCGAAGCTCGCGGACGCGTTCGGGATCAACGCCGCCATCACCGTGTCAGGCGACGATACCGCAAAGCATGTGATGACCAGCGGCGAGATATCGTCCGTTGGAGCCTACCGGCTCAAGCGCAGCTTGGTCGCCGGCCAGCAGCGCCTCGAACTGCTCGATTGGCCGCACACGCGGCTTGCCGAACTCAAGGCAGCCGGCTGTTTCACCGACATCATCCAGCACAGGACGCGGATGTTCGTTCCCGTCGCGAATGCCGCTGCCGTCATCGAGCGCATCGCCGCTTGA